CGCCTGTGATATAGTAAAAGAGAATCAATGGTATGAGAAAGGGTTGTTTCAAATGGCAGGACATTCAAAATGGAAAAACATCCAACACCGTAAAAATGCACAGGATGCAAAGCGAGGCAAGCTGTTTATGAAGCTTGCAAAAGAGATTTACGTTGCAGCAAAGGAAGGCGGATCGGACTTAGCGACAAATTCATCTTTGCGTAACATTGTAGATAAAGCTAGGAACCAAAACATGCCAAATGATAATATCGAGCGGGCGATTAAAAAAGCATCCGGTGACGTAGACGGTGCACACTATGAGGAGTTCACATATGAGGGCTATGGTGCAGGAGGCGTAGCTGTTATGGTCCGTGTTTTGACGGATAATAAAAACCGTACTGCTGCTGCTGTTCGACATGCGTTTACAAAAAATCAAGGCAATCTTGGTGAAAACGGTTGTGTATCGTTTATGTTTACGCGCAAAGGAATCATTCATATACCGGTAGAGCAAGTGACAGATGAAGAAGATTTTATGCTTCAAGCTGTAGAAGCTGGAGCAGAGGACTATGAGAAGGCTGAGGATGAATACGTTCTTTATACGAGTCCAGAAGATTTTTCTGATGCATTAGCGGTTGTCAAGGAAACGGTCACACCAACGTTGGCGGAAGTCACCTTTATTCCTGAAACGACGGCACACGTTGATGGAGAAACCGCAACAAAGGTGATGGCTTTAATTGACCAACTCGAAGACGATGATGATGTGCAGGCTGTTTATACAAACGTAGATGCGGATGATGACGTTTTGCAAAATCTCTAATGCTCAAACCTCTTAGGCATGTCCTTTGAGGTTTTCTTATTGAACGTGATTCACTGCTCCCTCGTCGTAAAACGATTATAAATTTGGTATCATATGAATATATGTTCGGCAGTGAAGGGATGTTAAATCATGTATGATTATTTTAAAGGGACAATCACTTTTGTCTGTCCACAATATGTAACGATTGAAGTACAGGGGATAGGGTATCAATTTTATGCACCACACCCACTCCAATTTGAACATAAGCAGGGCCAGGACACGACGATCTATACACATCATTACGTCCGGGAGGATGCTAATCTCCTGTATGGTTTTACGTCACGTGAGGAGCGGTCATTGTTTCAGCTTCTTTTAAATGTATCCGGTATCGGACCTAAAGGTGGGCTTGCCATTGTTGCTTCTGGCAGTCCACGAGATATTGCCAGAGCGATTGAGCAAGAAAACGAAACGATGCTGACAAAGTTTCCTGGCATTGGAAAAAAAACAGCACGACAAATGATTTTAGACTTAAAAGGCAAAGTTGACGAATTTTGTGGGGACACTGAGGGTACACATATTGAAGCTGCGTTTGCAGAATCAAAAGAAAAAGAATTGGAAGAGGCGTTAGAAGCGCTTTATGCTTTAGGTTATTCAGTGCGAGAAGTTGAAAAACTGAAGCCTTCCTTACAAAAAGAGACACTGACAGCGGAGGAATATGTTAAAAAAGCACTAAGATTAATGCTTGAAGGGAAACGGAGGTGATCAGCGTGAATGAGGAAGAACGTATTCTTCAGCAGGAAAAACTGTCTGATGAAACAGAGGAAGAACAGACACTGCGACCGCAATCCCTCGGGCAATACATTGGACAGGAAGCGATTAAAAAGAACCTGTCCATATATATTCATGCCGCAAAGCTACGGGAGGAAGCGCTAGATCATGTCCTATTATATGGACCTCCTGGCTTAGGGAAAACGACGTTAGCTGCTGTGATTGCAAATGAAATGGGAGTACAGCTGCGAACAACCTCTGGACCCGCTCTTGAAAAATCTGGCGACTTAGCCGCTGTTTTATCAGCGCTTGAACCGGGAGACGTTTTGTTTATCGATGAAATTCACCGTTTGCCACGAGCCGTTGAGGAAGTGCTTTATCCAGCAATGGAAGATTTTTGTCTTGATATTGTGATTGGCAAAGAAGAGTCAGCACGCTCAGTTCGTCTAGACTTGCCGCCGTTTACTTTAGTCGGTGCGACGACAAGAGCTGGGAGCTTGTCAGCACCTTTGCGTGACCGGTTTGGGGTAACGGAACGTTTAGAGTTTTACACAGTCGCTGAATTAACACTGATTGCTAAGCGAACAGCTGATTTATTTGGTGTCACGATGGATGAAGAAGCGGCTGTACATATCGCTTGTCGCTCCCGTGGGACACCGCGTATCACAAACCGACTTGTGAAAAGGATTCGTGATTTTGCTCAAGTGATTGGAAACGGACATATTAACCCACTCATTGCTAACAGAGCTCTAGAGGCATTACAAATAGACGATCGTGGGTTAGACGGTGTTGATCGACGGCTGTTGTTTGGGATGATTGAGCAGTTTCAAGGTGGTCCGGTCGGCTTAGATACGATTGCGGCAGCCATTGGAGAAGAGTCTCCGACCATTGAAGAGATGTATGAGCCGTATTTAATGCAGATTGGATTTTTACAGCGTACGCCGCGAGGAAGAATGGTGACCCGAGCAGCCTACGAATATTTTAAGTTGGAGGCCCCGACCGATGACTGATATCTCCAAGTGGCTTATCATTGCCGGCGTTGTTCTTATTGTGATCGGTCTTGCCTGGTCACTGATTGGCAAATTACCAGGAGATATTGTTTTTAAAAAAGGAAATACGACTTTTTTCTTTCCGATTGTGACGTCTATTGTCATTAGCATCGTACTTTCGATCGTGTTATCATTGTTCGGGAGATTCTTCAAGTAGTCATTGCAGTTAGATTTTGATAGGAGGAGGACGCGGAAGGTCATATACCTGTTCGCGGAAGACCATGAAAGTAACAGATTTTGATTTTCATTTACCCGAACATTTAATCGCCCAGCACCCTTTAAAAGAGCGGACGAGCTCAAGGCTGCTGGTGTTAGATCGTGAAACAGGAGAGACTGTTGACGGCCAATTTGTTGATTTACTGCGCTATGTAAAAAAAGGCGATTGCCTTGTCTTTAATGAATCGCGCGTTCTCCCTGCTCGGCTTTTTGGCGAAAAGGCTGATACAGGTGGGCACGCCGAGCTGCTATTGTTAAAAGAAACCGGCCAGCCTGATCAATGGGAGGTTTTAGCGAAGCCGGCCCGGCGAATTAAAAAAGGAACCGTGCTCACTTTTGGTGAGGGGCTCTTACGCTGTGAATGTGATGAAGTGCTTGAGGAAGGAAAACGGCTCATGACGTTCACCTATAAAGGGGTATTTTTAGAGATTTTGGAAAGCTTAGGAACGATGCCACTGCCTCCTTATATTAAAGAACGTTTGGATGATCCAGATCGTTATCAAACCGTGTATGCAAAGGAAAGTGGTTCAGCAGCCGCACCGACAGCAGGACTTCACTTTAGTCAACCGTTTTTGGAGCAGCTCAAAAATGCAGGAGTTAAGCTCGCGTTCCTTACCTTGCATGTCGGTTTAGGGACTTTCCGTCCTGTGAGTGTAGATTCCATTGAAGAGCATCACATGCATAGCGAGTTTTTCGACCTCAATGAGGAGACCGCCGAGCTGTTAAATGCAACACGTCAAGAAGGTGGAAGAATTATTGCCGTCGGCACAACATCTGCCCGCACGCTTGAAACGATTGCGGACGAGACGGGGACGTTTGCGGCTTCCTCAGGCTGGACGTCGATTTTCATTTACCCCGGTTATGAATTTCGCGGCATCGATGGATTGTTGACAAATTTTCACCTGCCTAAATCAACGCTCCTCATGCTTGTCAGTGCATTTTCTTCACGTGAGCATGTGTTAAACGCCTATAAAGAGGCGGTTGCTAAAGAATATCGCTTTTTTAGCTTTGGTGATGCGATGTTAATGATGAAAGGAGTGAAGCCATGAGCGCCATTCGTTATGAACATATCAAAACGTGTGCACAGACAGGCGCAAGGCTTGGTCGTGTTCACACACCGCACGGGTCGTTTGATACCCCAGCGTTTATGCCAGTTGGCACGCTTGCAACCGTAAAAACGATGAGCCCAGAAGAATTGGAGCAAATGGGTGCAGGGATCATTTTGAGCAATACGTATCATTTGTGGTTGCGACCAGGGACTGATATTATTCGTGAGGCGGGCGGCTTACATCGGTTTATGAATTGGTCGCACCCCATTTTGACAGATTCCGGCGGCTTTCAAGTGTTTAGCTTGAGTGATTTTCGCGAAATCCTTGAAGAAGGCGTACATTTTCGTAACCATTTAAATGGAGAAAAGCTGTTTTTGTCGCCGGAAAAGGCAATGGAGATTCAAAATATTTTAGGCGCAGATATTATGATGGCTTTTGATGAATGTCCGCCATATCCAGCGAGCCATGAGTATATGAAGGCATCCGTCGAACGGACGTCCAGATGGGCGGAGAGGTGTCTGGAAGCACATCAGCGTCCTAACGATCAAGGGCTTTTCGGCATTGTTCAAGGAGGAGAATATGAAGACCTCCGTGCTTTGAGTGCAAGACATTTAACGTCCTTGGATTTTCCTGGGTATGCGATTGGAGGACTTTCTGTCGGAGAGCCTAAAGATATGATGAATCGTGTGCTAGAAGAAACAACGCCGCTTTTACCAGCAAATAAGCCGCGTTATTTAATGGGGGTTGGCTCTCCTGACTCGCTCGTTGACGGGGCGATCAGAGGAATTGATATGTTTGACTGTGTTTTACCAACACGTATAGCTAGAAATGGTACGTGTATGACAAGTCAAGGGCGTCTTGTCGTGCGAAACGCGAAGTTCAAGGCCGACTTTAGGCCGATAGATGAAGCGTGTGATTGCCATACATGCAGAAATTATAGTAGAGCCTATATTCGCCATTTAATAAAGTGTGACGAAACTTTTGGATTTCGGCTTACAACTTACCATAACCTCTATTTTCTGTTAAAATTAATGCATCAGGTCAGGGAAGCGATCAAGGAAGACCGCCTCCTCGATTTCAAGGAGTCTTTTTTTGAAGCTTACGGTTTTAATCAACCTGATGCGAAAAATTTCTAAAGACGAGACGATGCAGGATCAGACGTTGCTTTGATTTCCTTGCCTCTTTGTAGAAAGGAGGGGATTCATGTGGAAGTACTTATTTCGATATTGCCATTGCTACTAATGTTTGCGGTGTTCTACTTTATTTTAATACGTCCGCAACAAAAGCGCCAAAAAAAGCTTGATGAAATGCGTTCTGAAATTCAGCGAAATGACCGCGTTGTTACAATCGGTGGTTTGCATGGCACCATTGATGCAGTAGATGATGACAAAGTGGTTATAAAATGCGGAGACGGAGCAAGGCTAACGTATGATCGTTCGGCGGTCCGTGAAGTGTTAAACAAAGATTAATAGTAAAAGGCAGCGATCAACGACGATTGGCTGCCTTTTTTCTATCGGGGCATCTGTTTTCACGGAATGATTACCTTTTGTTAACAGTGACTCGGTTAACTCCAAGAATCCCGCCGATTAAAGCAAGGGCAATATACAATAAATGATACAAGCCTTGATGAAGACTGAGACCGGTATTGTATCCTGTCCATTGAATGATCGCAATGATCATACTGACGGCTACGCCTGTAGTTAACCCAATCATAAGCCCTTTCTCTTTGTTGGCTGTTCCTGCACTCCAGCCACCGAAGAAAAAGGCGAGGCATCCTGCTGTTACATAGAGCCAATCGAGTGATTGTTCTGTCACTGACGTGAAGCGTAGGAGCGTAGCAATGAACAAGCTTGCCCCGATAATCCATAAAATGATGATAAGACTGCCGCGGCCTATTGATTTAAGTGAAGTAATCAATTTAGATCCCCTTCCTAGCGTAGTTTGTCCTTGTACAAACATATGCACCGTTTCTTTGGAATAGACATTAATATTCCTTGTCCTCGTGTGCATATAGTAGTGAAAAAGGGGGGATTCCATAGGGATGGCTCTGGCCATATTTATCATTTGTTGTCTCTTAATACTTACCGATCGATTCAATCGAACGTTGATTGTCCTCGCAGGAGGCACCTTTATGATATGGATTGGTGTGATTGATTGGTCTTCCGTGTTTTCAAAGTACATTGACTGGCCGACGATGGTTTTATTAGTGAGTATGTTTTTGATGTTAAAGATTGTTGAGCGGACAGGCGTTTTTCAATATATAGCAATTCAACTCATTCAAACGACAAAAGGGCGGCCAGGACGGCTGTTTTTCTGTTTTTCTGCCATCGTGACGGTCGGGTCTGCACTGCTTGATCAAGTGACGACGGTCATGATATTTGTTCCAATTTTGCTGTCTATTACAAAACTATTACAAGTATCACCGCTGCCCTTCTTAATTACAACAGTCATCTCGGCAAACATTGGTGGCATGGCTACTTTGATTGGCTCTCCAACAAACGTCTTGATTGGACAAGAAGTAGAGGAACTCGTTTTTAACGATTTCTTATATCATTTAGCTCCTTTATCATTCATTCTGTTTATCATCGTCGTTCCATTACTTTATCTACTGTTTCATAAGCAACTTATGATATCGAGAAAGAAGCAGGTTGAGCTTGTTCTTTTAGAAGGTCAAGCTTATCTCATTAAATCGCCTGTGTTACTGCATTCGGTGGCTGTTCTTTTGTTGACGCTCATGGCATTTTTATTTCAGCCTTTTCATGGGGTTGAATTGGCCAATGTCGCTGTCGCTGGTGCTTTATTAATGATGCTTCTCTGCGCAGGTGAGCACGCCCCAAACGAACTATTTCGAGCTATTGACTGGGGTACATTATTGTTTTTAATCGGTCTTTTTATGCTTGTTGGCGGCTTACAAGCCTCAGGATGGATCGATCGGATGGCGTGGACGTTTTTTCATCTGACCGATGGACAGTCGAACGAAAGTATGTTTCTTTTACTTTGGACAGCAGGTCTCATCTCAGGCTTTGTAGATAACGTTCCTTTTACGGCTGCGATGATCCCAGTTGTTTTTGAAACAGGTGTGTTCGGTATCAAAGATATGGTGCCACTTTGGTGGTCTTTAGCAATCGGTGCTTCGCTCGGAGCAAATGCGACATTGATCGGTTCGTCTGCAAATATGATTGTCGCTGGTTTAGCCCTCAGGCATCATGTGAAAATGTCATTTTTCTCTTTTCTCCTCATTGGCTTCCCTATTGTGCTTCTGACCTTACTCATTGCAAGTGG
Above is a genomic segment from Litoribacterium kuwaitense containing:
- a CDS encoding YebC/PmpR family DNA-binding transcriptional regulator, encoding MAGHSKWKNIQHRKNAQDAKRGKLFMKLAKEIYVAAKEGGSDLATNSSLRNIVDKARNQNMPNDNIERAIKKASGDVDGAHYEEFTYEGYGAGGVAVMVRVLTDNKNRTAAAVRHAFTKNQGNLGENGCVSFMFTRKGIIHIPVEQVTDEEDFMLQAVEAGAEDYEKAEDEYVLYTSPEDFSDALAVVKETVTPTLAEVTFIPETTAHVDGETATKVMALIDQLEDDDDVQAVYTNVDADDDVLQNL
- the ruvA gene encoding Holliday junction branch migration protein RuvA, giving the protein MYDYFKGTITFVCPQYVTIEVQGIGYQFYAPHPLQFEHKQGQDTTIYTHHYVREDANLLYGFTSREERSLFQLLLNVSGIGPKGGLAIVASGSPRDIARAIEQENETMLTKFPGIGKKTARQMILDLKGKVDEFCGDTEGTHIEAAFAESKEKELEEALEALYALGYSVREVEKLKPSLQKETLTAEEYVKKALRLMLEGKRR
- the ruvB gene encoding Holliday junction branch migration DNA helicase RuvB — encoded protein: MNEEERILQQEKLSDETEEEQTLRPQSLGQYIGQEAIKKNLSIYIHAAKLREEALDHVLLYGPPGLGKTTLAAVIANEMGVQLRTTSGPALEKSGDLAAVLSALEPGDVLFIDEIHRLPRAVEEVLYPAMEDFCLDIVIGKEESARSVRLDLPPFTLVGATTRAGSLSAPLRDRFGVTERLEFYTVAELTLIAKRTADLFGVTMDEEAAVHIACRSRGTPRITNRLVKRIRDFAQVIGNGHINPLIANRALEALQIDDRGLDGVDRRLLFGMIEQFQGGPVGLDTIAAAIGEESPTIEEMYEPYLMQIGFLQRTPRGRMVTRAAYEYFKLEAPTDD
- a CDS encoding DUF2905 domain-containing protein, with translation MTDISKWLIIAGVVLIVIGLAWSLIGKLPGDIVFKKGNTTFFFPIVTSIVISIVLSIVLSLFGRFFK
- the queA gene encoding tRNA preQ1(34) S-adenosylmethionine ribosyltransferase-isomerase QueA, translating into MKVTDFDFHLPEHLIAQHPLKERTSSRLLVLDRETGETVDGQFVDLLRYVKKGDCLVFNESRVLPARLFGEKADTGGHAELLLLKETGQPDQWEVLAKPARRIKKGTVLTFGEGLLRCECDEVLEEGKRLMTFTYKGVFLEILESLGTMPLPPYIKERLDDPDRYQTVYAKESGSAAAPTAGLHFSQPFLEQLKNAGVKLAFLTLHVGLGTFRPVSVDSIEEHHMHSEFFDLNEETAELLNATRQEGGRIIAVGTTSARTLETIADETGTFAASSGWTSIFIYPGYEFRGIDGLLTNFHLPKSTLLMLVSAFSSREHVLNAYKEAVAKEYRFFSFGDAMLMMKGVKP
- the tgt gene encoding tRNA guanosine(34) transglycosylase Tgt — protein: MSAIRYEHIKTCAQTGARLGRVHTPHGSFDTPAFMPVGTLATVKTMSPEELEQMGAGIILSNTYHLWLRPGTDIIREAGGLHRFMNWSHPILTDSGGFQVFSLSDFREILEEGVHFRNHLNGEKLFLSPEKAMEIQNILGADIMMAFDECPPYPASHEYMKASVERTSRWAERCLEAHQRPNDQGLFGIVQGGEYEDLRALSARHLTSLDFPGYAIGGLSVGEPKDMMNRVLEETTPLLPANKPRYLMGVGSPDSLVDGAIRGIDMFDCVLPTRIARNGTCMTSQGRLVVRNAKFKADFRPIDEACDCHTCRNYSRAYIRHLIKCDETFGFRLTTYHNLYFLLKLMHQVREAIKEDRLLDFKESFFEAYGFNQPDAKNF
- the yajC gene encoding preprotein translocase subunit YajC, producing MEVLISILPLLLMFAVFYFILIRPQQKRQKKLDEMRSEIQRNDRVVTIGGLHGTIDAVDDDKVVIKCGDGARLTYDRSAVREVLNKD
- a CDS encoding TIGR04086 family membrane protein: MITSLKSIGRGSLIIILWIIGASLFIATLLRFTSVTEQSLDWLYVTAGCLAFFFGGWSAGTANKEKGLMIGLTTGVAVSMIIAIIQWTGYNTGLSLHQGLYHLLYIALALIGGILGVNRVTVNKR
- a CDS encoding ArsB/NhaD family transporter, which translates into the protein MALAIFIICCLLILTDRFNRTLIVLAGGTFMIWIGVIDWSSVFSKYIDWPTMVLLVSMFLMLKIVERTGVFQYIAIQLIQTTKGRPGRLFFCFSAIVTVGSALLDQVTTVMIFVPILLSITKLLQVSPLPFLITTVISANIGGMATLIGSPTNVLIGQEVEELVFNDFLYHLAPLSFILFIIVVPLLYLLFHKQLMISRKKQVELVLLEGQAYLIKSPVLLHSVAVLLLTLMAFLFQPFHGVELANVAVAGALLMMLLCAGEHAPNELFRAIDWGTLLFLIGLFMLVGGLQASGWIDRMAWTFFHLTDGQSNESMFLLLWTAGLISGFVDNVPFTAAMIPVVFETGVFGIKDMVPLWWSLAIGASLGANATLIGSSANMIVAGLALRHHVKMSFFSFLLIGFPIVLLTLLIASGYVYVRYASPFW